The Lonchura striata isolate bLonStr1 chromosome 7, bLonStr1.mat, whole genome shotgun sequence genome window below encodes:
- the ZDHHC16 gene encoding palmitoyltransferase ZDHHC16 isoform X2, producing MRSRQRMFAAVMRLLLKCLRLGRRRRFKLVRQVEQLWHYGHLCLRSLLYNSFTNGDVVLDSLFEPVYWLVDHVTRWFGVVFVALVIGLTSSIVAIVYICLLPLILQTYTPAWICWHLAYGHWNLIMIVFHYYMAITTSPGHPPQAKNDLTGVSICRKCIAPKPARTHHCSICNRCVLKMDHHCPWLNNCVGHYNHRYFFSFCFFMTMGCIYCSISGWEMFRDAYAAIETYYQTPPPTFSFRQRAFHKSVVYLWVLCSSVALALGALTLWHAALITRGETSIERHINRKERQRLQKKGKVSIAHGTGAGWGRARRDVPLPVLQVFRNPYSYGSWDNWKVFLGVAVPRHWLTRVLLPSPHLPHGTGLSWDLPPCVTEQRAPLLAI from the exons ATGAGGAGCCGGCAGCGGATGTTCGCCGCGGTGATGCGCCTGCTCCTCAAGTGCCTGCGGctggggcggcggcggcggttcAAGCTGGTGCGGCAGgtggagcagctgtggcactACGGGCACCTCTGCCTCCGCTCCCTGCTCTACAACTCCTTCACCAATGGCGACGTGGTGCTTGACTCCCTCTTCGAGCCGGTCTACTGGCTGGTGGACCACGTCACCCGATGGTTTGGTGTG GTGTTTGTGGCACTGGTGATTGGGCTGACGAGCTCTATTGTGGCCATCGTGTACATCTGTCTGCTGCCCCTCATCCTGCAGACCTACACACCTGCCTGGATATGCTGGCACCTCGCCTATGGACACTGGAACCTCATCATGATTGTCTTCCACTACTACATGGCTATCACCACTTCACCTGGGCACCCACCACAG GCCAAGAACGACCTCACTGGCGTGTCCATCTGCAGAAAATGCATTGCCCCTAAGCCAGCTCGCACCCATCACTGCAGCATCTGCAACAG GTGTGTGCTGAAGATGGACCACCACTGCC CCTGGCTAAACAACTGTGTGGGACACTACAACCACCGCTActtcttctccttctgctttttcatGACCATGGGCTGCATTTACTGCAGCATCAGCGGCTGGGAGATGTTCCGGGATGCCTACGCAGCCATTGAG ACATACTACCAGACCCCACCACCCACCTTCTCCTTCCGCCAGAGAGCTTTCCACAAGAGCGTGGTCTACCTCTGGGTCCTGTGCAG CTCGGTTGCACTGGCCCTGGGTGCCCTCACGCTGTGGCACGCTGCCCTCATTACTCGTGGGGAAACGAGCATCGAACGCCACATCAACAGAAAGGAGAGGCAGAGACTGCAGAAGAAAGGCAAGGTGAGCATAGCCCATGGCAcgggggctggctggggcagagccagaCGTGATGTGCCTCTCCCTGTACTGCAGGTCTTCAGGAACCCCTACAGTTACGGCAGCTGGGATAactggaaggtgttcctggGTGTGGCTGTGCCAAG GCACTGGCTCACCCGTGTCCTGCTGCCCTCTCCTCACCTGCCCCACGGGACAGGCCTGAGCTGGGACTTGCCTCCCTGTGTGACAGAGCAACGCGCACCACTCCTGGCAATCTGA
- the ZDHHC16 gene encoding palmitoyltransferase ZDHHC16 isoform X1 — protein sequence MRSRQRMFAAVMRLLLKCLRLGRRRRFKLVRQVEQLWHYGHLCLRSLLYNSFTNGDVVLDSLFEPVYWLVDHVTRWFGVVFVALVIGLTSSIVAIVYICLLPLILQTYTPAWICWHLAYGHWNLIMIVFHYYMAITTSPGHPPQAKNDLTGVSICRKCIAPKPARTHHCSICNRCVLKMDHHCPWLNNCVGHYNHRYFFSFCFFMTMGCIYCSISGWEMFRDAYAAIERMKLLEKERLQVAANQTYYQTPPPTFSFRQRAFHKSVVYLWVLCSSVALALGALTLWHAALITRGETSIERHINRKERQRLQKKGKVSIAHGTGAGWGRARRDVPLPVLQVFRNPYSYGSWDNWKVFLGVAVPRHWLTRVLLPSPHLPHGTGLSWDLPPCVTEQRAPLLAI from the exons ATGAGGAGCCGGCAGCGGATGTTCGCCGCGGTGATGCGCCTGCTCCTCAAGTGCCTGCGGctggggcggcggcggcggttcAAGCTGGTGCGGCAGgtggagcagctgtggcactACGGGCACCTCTGCCTCCGCTCCCTGCTCTACAACTCCTTCACCAATGGCGACGTGGTGCTTGACTCCCTCTTCGAGCCGGTCTACTGGCTGGTGGACCACGTCACCCGATGGTTTGGTGTG GTGTTTGTGGCACTGGTGATTGGGCTGACGAGCTCTATTGTGGCCATCGTGTACATCTGTCTGCTGCCCCTCATCCTGCAGACCTACACACCTGCCTGGATATGCTGGCACCTCGCCTATGGACACTGGAACCTCATCATGATTGTCTTCCACTACTACATGGCTATCACCACTTCACCTGGGCACCCACCACAG GCCAAGAACGACCTCACTGGCGTGTCCATCTGCAGAAAATGCATTGCCCCTAAGCCAGCTCGCACCCATCACTGCAGCATCTGCAACAG GTGTGTGCTGAAGATGGACCACCACTGCC CCTGGCTAAACAACTGTGTGGGACACTACAACCACCGCTActtcttctccttctgctttttcatGACCATGGGCTGCATTTACTGCAGCATCAGCGGCTGGGAGATGTTCCGGGATGCCTACGCAGCCATTGAG AGAATGAAACTGCTTGAGAAGGAGAGACTGCAGGTGGCTGCCAACCAG ACATACTACCAGACCCCACCACCCACCTTCTCCTTCCGCCAGAGAGCTTTCCACAAGAGCGTGGTCTACCTCTGGGTCCTGTGCAG CTCGGTTGCACTGGCCCTGGGTGCCCTCACGCTGTGGCACGCTGCCCTCATTACTCGTGGGGAAACGAGCATCGAACGCCACATCAACAGAAAGGAGAGGCAGAGACTGCAGAAGAAAGGCAAGGTGAGCATAGCCCATGGCAcgggggctggctggggcagagccagaCGTGATGTGCCTCTCCCTGTACTGCAGGTCTTCAGGAACCCCTACAGTTACGGCAGCTGGGATAactggaaggtgttcctggGTGTGGCTGTGCCAAG GCACTGGCTCACCCGTGTCCTGCTGCCCTCTCCTCACCTGCCCCACGGGACAGGCCTGAGCTGGGACTTGCCTCCCTGTGTGACAGAGCAACGCGCACCACTCCTGGCAATCTGA
- the ZDHHC16 gene encoding palmitoyltransferase ZDHHC16 isoform X3 — MRSRQRMFAAVMRLLLKCLRLGRRRRFKLVRQVEQLWHYGHLCLRSLLYNSFTNGDVVLDSLFEPVYWLVDHVTRWFGVVFVALVIGLTSSIVAIVYICLLPLILQTYTPAWICWHLAYGHWNLIMIVFHYYMAITTSPGHPPQAKNDLTGVSICRKCIAPKPARTHHCSICNRCVLKMDHHCPWLNNCVGHYNHRYFFSFCFFMTMGCIYCSISGWEMFRDAYAAIERMKLLEKERLQVAANQTYYQTPPPTFSFRQRAFHKSVVYLWVLCSSVALALGALTLWHAALITRGETSIERHINRKERQRLQKKGKVFRNPYSYGSWDNWKVFLGVAVPRHWLTRVLLPSPHLPHGTGLSWDLPPCVTEQRAPLLAI, encoded by the exons ATGAGGAGCCGGCAGCGGATGTTCGCCGCGGTGATGCGCCTGCTCCTCAAGTGCCTGCGGctggggcggcggcggcggttcAAGCTGGTGCGGCAGgtggagcagctgtggcactACGGGCACCTCTGCCTCCGCTCCCTGCTCTACAACTCCTTCACCAATGGCGACGTGGTGCTTGACTCCCTCTTCGAGCCGGTCTACTGGCTGGTGGACCACGTCACCCGATGGTTTGGTGTG GTGTTTGTGGCACTGGTGATTGGGCTGACGAGCTCTATTGTGGCCATCGTGTACATCTGTCTGCTGCCCCTCATCCTGCAGACCTACACACCTGCCTGGATATGCTGGCACCTCGCCTATGGACACTGGAACCTCATCATGATTGTCTTCCACTACTACATGGCTATCACCACTTCACCTGGGCACCCACCACAG GCCAAGAACGACCTCACTGGCGTGTCCATCTGCAGAAAATGCATTGCCCCTAAGCCAGCTCGCACCCATCACTGCAGCATCTGCAACAG GTGTGTGCTGAAGATGGACCACCACTGCC CCTGGCTAAACAACTGTGTGGGACACTACAACCACCGCTActtcttctccttctgctttttcatGACCATGGGCTGCATTTACTGCAGCATCAGCGGCTGGGAGATGTTCCGGGATGCCTACGCAGCCATTGAG AGAATGAAACTGCTTGAGAAGGAGAGACTGCAGGTGGCTGCCAACCAG ACATACTACCAGACCCCACCACCCACCTTCTCCTTCCGCCAGAGAGCTTTCCACAAGAGCGTGGTCTACCTCTGGGTCCTGTGCAG CTCGGTTGCACTGGCCCTGGGTGCCCTCACGCTGTGGCACGCTGCCCTCATTACTCGTGGGGAAACGAGCATCGAACGCCACATCAACAGAAAGGAGAGGCAGAGACTGCAGAAGAAAGGCAAG GTCTTCAGGAACCCCTACAGTTACGGCAGCTGGGATAactggaaggtgttcctggGTGTGGCTGTGCCAAG GCACTGGCTCACCCGTGTCCTGCTGCCCTCTCCTCACCTGCCCCACGGGACAGGCCTGAGCTGGGACTTGCCTCCCTGTGTGACAGAGCAACGCGCACCACTCCTGGCAATCTGA
- the ZDHHC16 gene encoding palmitoyltransferase ZDHHC16 isoform X4: MRSRQRMFAAVMRLLLKCLRLGRRRRFKLVRQVEQLWHYGHLCLRSLLYNSFTNGDVVLDSLFEPVYWLVDHVTRWFGVVFVALVIGLTSSIVAIVYICLLPLILQTYTPAWICWHLAYGHWNLIMIVFHYYMAITTSPGHPPQAKNDLTGVSICRKCIAPKPARTHHCSICNRCVLKMDHHCPWLNNCVGHYNHRYFFSFCFFMTMGCIYCSISGWEMFRDAYAAIETYYQTPPPTFSFRQRAFHKSVVYLWVLCSSVALALGALTLWHAALITRGETSIERHINRKERQRLQKKGKVFRNPYSYGSWDNWKVFLGVAVPRHWLTRVLLPSPHLPHGTGLSWDLPPCVTEQRAPLLAI; encoded by the exons ATGAGGAGCCGGCAGCGGATGTTCGCCGCGGTGATGCGCCTGCTCCTCAAGTGCCTGCGGctggggcggcggcggcggttcAAGCTGGTGCGGCAGgtggagcagctgtggcactACGGGCACCTCTGCCTCCGCTCCCTGCTCTACAACTCCTTCACCAATGGCGACGTGGTGCTTGACTCCCTCTTCGAGCCGGTCTACTGGCTGGTGGACCACGTCACCCGATGGTTTGGTGTG GTGTTTGTGGCACTGGTGATTGGGCTGACGAGCTCTATTGTGGCCATCGTGTACATCTGTCTGCTGCCCCTCATCCTGCAGACCTACACACCTGCCTGGATATGCTGGCACCTCGCCTATGGACACTGGAACCTCATCATGATTGTCTTCCACTACTACATGGCTATCACCACTTCACCTGGGCACCCACCACAG GCCAAGAACGACCTCACTGGCGTGTCCATCTGCAGAAAATGCATTGCCCCTAAGCCAGCTCGCACCCATCACTGCAGCATCTGCAACAG GTGTGTGCTGAAGATGGACCACCACTGCC CCTGGCTAAACAACTGTGTGGGACACTACAACCACCGCTActtcttctccttctgctttttcatGACCATGGGCTGCATTTACTGCAGCATCAGCGGCTGGGAGATGTTCCGGGATGCCTACGCAGCCATTGAG ACATACTACCAGACCCCACCACCCACCTTCTCCTTCCGCCAGAGAGCTTTCCACAAGAGCGTGGTCTACCTCTGGGTCCTGTGCAG CTCGGTTGCACTGGCCCTGGGTGCCCTCACGCTGTGGCACGCTGCCCTCATTACTCGTGGGGAAACGAGCATCGAACGCCACATCAACAGAAAGGAGAGGCAGAGACTGCAGAAGAAAGGCAAG GTCTTCAGGAACCCCTACAGTTACGGCAGCTGGGATAactggaaggtgttcctggGTGTGGCTGTGCCAAG GCACTGGCTCACCCGTGTCCTGCTGCCCTCTCCTCACCTGCCCCACGGGACAGGCCTGAGCTGGGACTTGCCTCCCTGTGTGACAGAGCAACGCGCACCACTCCTGGCAATCTGA
- the ZDHHC16 gene encoding palmitoyltransferase ZDHHC16 isoform X5 encodes MRSRQRMFAAVMRLLLKCLRLGRRRRFKLVRQVEQLWHYGHLCLRSLLYNSFTNGDVVLDSLFEPVYWLVDHVTRWFGVVFVALVIGLTSSIVAIVYICLLPLILQTYTPAWICWHLAYGHWNLIMIVFHYYMAITTSPGHPPQAKNDLTGVSICRKCIAPKPARTHHCSICNRCVLKMDHHCPWLNNCVGHYNHRYFFSFCFFMTMGCIYCSISGWEMFRDAYAAIERMKLLEKERLQVAANQTYYQTPPPTFSFRQRAFHKSVVYLWVLCSSVALALGALTLWHAALITRGETSIERHINRKERQRLQKKGKEPLQLRQLG; translated from the exons ATGAGGAGCCGGCAGCGGATGTTCGCCGCGGTGATGCGCCTGCTCCTCAAGTGCCTGCGGctggggcggcggcggcggttcAAGCTGGTGCGGCAGgtggagcagctgtggcactACGGGCACCTCTGCCTCCGCTCCCTGCTCTACAACTCCTTCACCAATGGCGACGTGGTGCTTGACTCCCTCTTCGAGCCGGTCTACTGGCTGGTGGACCACGTCACCCGATGGTTTGGTGTG GTGTTTGTGGCACTGGTGATTGGGCTGACGAGCTCTATTGTGGCCATCGTGTACATCTGTCTGCTGCCCCTCATCCTGCAGACCTACACACCTGCCTGGATATGCTGGCACCTCGCCTATGGACACTGGAACCTCATCATGATTGTCTTCCACTACTACATGGCTATCACCACTTCACCTGGGCACCCACCACAG GCCAAGAACGACCTCACTGGCGTGTCCATCTGCAGAAAATGCATTGCCCCTAAGCCAGCTCGCACCCATCACTGCAGCATCTGCAACAG GTGTGTGCTGAAGATGGACCACCACTGCC CCTGGCTAAACAACTGTGTGGGACACTACAACCACCGCTActtcttctccttctgctttttcatGACCATGGGCTGCATTTACTGCAGCATCAGCGGCTGGGAGATGTTCCGGGATGCCTACGCAGCCATTGAG AGAATGAAACTGCTTGAGAAGGAGAGACTGCAGGTGGCTGCCAACCAG ACATACTACCAGACCCCACCACCCACCTTCTCCTTCCGCCAGAGAGCTTTCCACAAGAGCGTGGTCTACCTCTGGGTCCTGTGCAG CTCGGTTGCACTGGCCCTGGGTGCCCTCACGCTGTGGCACGCTGCCCTCATTACTCGTGGGGAAACGAGCATCGAACGCCACATCAACAGAAAGGAGAGGCAGAGACTGCAGAAGAAAGGCAAG GAACCCCTACAGTTACGGCAGCTGGGATAa
- the EXOSC1 gene encoding exosome complex component CSL4 isoform X1, with protein MAPPARYCVPGERLCSTEEATAGSGTYTRHGFIFSSLAGCLERKNEDNELPVVSVVRDSKSQLLPNVGAVVTCKVCSINSRFAKVHILYVGSTPLKSTFRGTIRREDIRATEKDKVEVYKSFRPSDIVLAKVISLGDAQSNYLLSTAENELGVVVARSEAGMQLWERASLTLRAQGCRWCPSAGVRCSAHGHTPRSSVRWPGCSPSSCRRNS; from the exons ATGGCGCCGCCCGCGCGGTACTGCGTCCCCG GTGAGCGGCTGTGCAGCACGGAGGAGGCCACGGCTGGCAGCGGGACCTACACTCGCCATGGCTTCATCTTCTCTTCGCTGGCTGGCTGCCTGGAGAGGAAGAACGAGGACAACGAG CTGCCCGTGGTGTCGGTGGTGAGAGACAGCaagtcccagctcctgcccaacGTGGGGGCTGTGGTGACATGCAAG GTCTGCAGTATTAACTCTCGCTTTGCCAAGGTCCACATCCTGTATGTTGGCTCCACGCCGCTGAAATCCACCTTCCGGGGCACCATACG GAGAGAAGATATCCGAGCCACAGAGAAGGATAAG GTAGAAGTGTACAAGAGCTTCCGCCCCAGTGACATCGTCCTGGCCAAAGTT ATCTCCCTGGGGGATGCACAGTCCAACTacctgctgagcacagcagagaaCGAGCTGGGTGTGGTGGTGGCACGCAGCGAGGCAG GAATGCAACTTTGGGAAAGAGCAAGTCTGACATTACGTGCCCAGGGGTGCAGATGGTGCCCATCAGCTGGTGTGAGATGCAGTGCCCACGGACACACACCAAGGAGTTCCGTAAGGTGGCCCGGGTGCAGCCCCAGTTCCTGCAGACGTAACagctga
- the EXOSC1 gene encoding exosome complex component CSL4 isoform X2, translating into MAPPARYCVPGERLCSTEEATAGSGTYTRHGFIFSSLAGCLERKNEDNELPVVSVVRDSKSQLLPNVGAVVTCKVCSINSRFAKVHILYVGSTPLKSTFRGTIRREDIRATEKDKVEVYKSFRPSDIVLAKVISLGDAQSNYLLSTAENELGVVVARSEAGVQMVPISWCEMQCPRTHTKEFRKVARVQPQFLQT; encoded by the exons ATGGCGCCGCCCGCGCGGTACTGCGTCCCCG GTGAGCGGCTGTGCAGCACGGAGGAGGCCACGGCTGGCAGCGGGACCTACACTCGCCATGGCTTCATCTTCTCTTCGCTGGCTGGCTGCCTGGAGAGGAAGAACGAGGACAACGAG CTGCCCGTGGTGTCGGTGGTGAGAGACAGCaagtcccagctcctgcccaacGTGGGGGCTGTGGTGACATGCAAG GTCTGCAGTATTAACTCTCGCTTTGCCAAGGTCCACATCCTGTATGTTGGCTCCACGCCGCTGAAATCCACCTTCCGGGGCACCATACG GAGAGAAGATATCCGAGCCACAGAGAAGGATAAG GTAGAAGTGTACAAGAGCTTCCGCCCCAGTGACATCGTCCTGGCCAAAGTT ATCTCCCTGGGGGATGCACAGTCCAACTacctgctgagcacagcagagaaCGAGCTGGGTGTGGTGGTGGCACGCAGCGAGGCAG GGGTGCAGATGGTGCCCATCAGCTGGTGTGAGATGCAGTGCCCACGGACACACACCAAGGAGTTCCGTAAGGTGGCCCGGGTGCAGCCCCAGTTCCTGCAGACGTAA
- the PGAM1 gene encoding phosphoglycerate mutase 1: MAAAYRLVLVRHGESAWNLENRFSGWYDADLSPAGQQEARRGGEALRDAGYEFDICFTSVQKRAIRTLWTVLDAIDQMWLPVIRTWRLNERHYGALTGLNKAETAAKHGEAQVKIWRRSYDIPPPPMQSDHPFYSTIAKDRRYADLTEDQLPTCESLKDTIARALPFWNEEIVPQIKEGKRVLIAAHGNSLRGIVKHLEGMSEEAIMELNLPTGIPIVYELDKNLKPVKPMQFLGDEETVRKAMEAVAAQGKAKK; encoded by the exons ATGGCCGCCGCCTACCGGCTCGTCCTCGTCCGCCACGGCGAGAGCGCCTGGAACCTCGAGAACCGCTTCAGCGGGTGGTACGACGCCGACCTCAGCCCCGCCGGGCAGCAGGAGGCACGGCGCGGTGGCGAGGCCCTCCGAG ATGCCGGCTATGAGTTCGACATCTGCTTCACCTCGGTACAAAAACGGGCGATCCGTACTCTCTGGACCGTCCTGGATGCCATTGATCAGATGTGGCTACCCGTTATCCGGACCTGGCGTTTAAATGAGAGGCACTATGGAGCTCTCACGGGTTTGAACAAGGCTGAGACAGCAGCGAAGCATGGTGAGGCGCAGGTCAAGATCTGGAGGCGCTCCTATGACATCCCTCCACCTCCCATGCAGTCTGACCACCCCTTCTACAGCACTATTGCAAAG GATCGCCGCTACGCCGACCTGACAGAGGACCAGCTGCCAACATGCGAGAGCTTGAAGGACACCATTGCCCGGGCTCTGCCTTTTTGGAATGAGGAAATCGTCCCACAGATCAAAGAGGGCAAACGAGTCCTTATTGCTGCTCATGGCAATAGCCTGCGTGGGATTGTCAAGCACCTGGAAG GCATGTCAGAAGAGGCCATCATGGAGCTGAACCTGCCCACTGGCATCCCCATTGTCTACGAACTGGACAAGAACCTGAAACCTGTCAAGCCCATGCAGTTCCTGGGGGATGAGGAGACCGTGCGCAAGGCCATGGAGGCCGTTGCTGCTCAGGGCAAGGCCAAGAAGTGA